The following proteins are co-located in the Manihot esculenta cultivar AM560-2 chromosome 7, M.esculenta_v8, whole genome shotgun sequence genome:
- the LOC122724072 gene encoding uncharacterized protein LOC122724072 gives MANQLENLMQSIKSKVRALKKSKKPYIKMDKSSSVKVEIRSRKARQLIDKTLKVADRPGKRSVS, from the coding sequence ATGGCAAACCAGCTAGAGAATCTAATGCAGTCAATAAAATCAAAAGTTCGAGCCTTGAAGAAATCGAAGAAACCATACATAAAGATGGACAAAAGCTCCAGTGTGAAGGTTGAGATCCGCAGTAGAAAAGCCAGACAGCTTATTGACAAGACTCTCAAAGTAGCCGATCGTCCTGGCAAACGAAGCGTTTCTTGA